From the Geotrypetes seraphini chromosome 8, aGeoSer1.1, whole genome shotgun sequence genome, the window ttaatgtgagcaagtgcaaagtgatgcatgtgggaaagaggaacccgaactatagctatgtgatgctgggttctgtgtgaggagtcactgtccaggaaaaggatccaggtgtcattgttgaggatacgttgaaacctttagctcaatgtgcggctgcggctaagaaagcaaataattcctaacattctatcaggacagaaatggaaaacaaaaatgaaaatgttataatgcccttgtatcgctctatggtacaaccGCACCTTGAATTCTGCATGCAGTTCTGGTTACCAtagctcaaaaaagatatagcaggatgggtcccaaagtgatgggctggatcaagaactggttgagtggaaggcaacagagggtagtgatcaatggagattgctctgagaaaaggaatgttaccagtggtgtgcctcagatGTTGGTCCTTTAGATCTGCAAGAGGCACGTTGCATCATGACATTCGACTGTTCCCTACTTACTGTTTTTTGGGATAGAGTTTGGACAGACACTTCAGATCACCTGCCCTTTGTCGTTCACCATTATCATTGTTGGAGGCTTAGGGGCTCCTCAGCCTATGACAAGAGATCAAGATAACTTATTGTACATGTTAATTCTCATTCTCTCAAATTGGAAAAACTCTGCTGAAGTGGAGCAAACCATGTGGTGGAACGCAGTATGCTTGGTTGCCATGTATGAACGCTTTGCTGCTGAACGTTCCCATTCCATGAAGAAATTTGAACAACTTTGGGCACCTCTGTTGCACTATGCTAAATTGCCCTATTATCCCTTCTGATTGCTTTTTCACTATATATACGGGTTATCGGATAATGTCTCATTGTGATAGCATTAAGTAActgattttttattattatagtaTTGGAGTTTAGGTGACTGACTTACAGGTGTTTCTTgcactttttcttgtttttctcctgACTCTATATTTTTTACCTTTTCTTGTCCCCATTCCCTCATTAATTACTGCCTTCATTATTTCGCTTTCTTTGTTGTTTTATGGCCTCGCCTTGTACATGAGTATTGCAAGTTTGTAATTGTTGAACTGTGCCATTTCTGTTTTGTTATTGTTATATTGATACTTCAATAAAAACTtacttgaacttaaaaaaaaaaaaaaaagatcacttagcTTATGAGAAGCACTCCAAAAGCCCAAGAAGTTCCACTCCTGTTCTGATGAAGCAGAAACGCTGCACCAAGGGTTCATAGGCCAATCCAAAATAGTACCATGTTTCGAGCTacaagtcttcttcagggattcTACTTCAAGAGAATGCTTCAGAAGCACCACTCCAAACCTTCTGTGACTATGTTTATTCACGATGCTGCCGCACATGGTTCAATTATTCTGTAAAGCAAACATGGTGTCAAAGAATTTTTCAGCACATTGCTGAAGTCACATGACAGTTCCACCACCTTTAACATCAAATCAAAGTCATCTTTATTGAGACCCATAGGCAAAACAGAGCACAAGGTAAATATTCAGAAATTTTGGTACATTTTGTCCCCTCTTCAATTATTTCAGGATCCTCCATTAATACCATATCATGGGGGTGGGAGATGGAATTACTACAGGCttcatttggtggaggatggacttACCTTCTTTCATTCAACATGTGGAAAATGATTTTAGTATATTGACACCATTTAGGATCAGACTCAGACAGTCCTTTCAATCAATTGGGTTCTTTCTGCCTGTACTAATACTGTGATTCAACCTATGTAATACATGTTATTGTTTGTTGATGTGGACTTTCTATTTGGGACACACTACAAGAGAGTTGACATCTGCATTATCTAAACCCATAGTGGCTCACTCGATTAAGAAGGACAATATACAGGACATTAAATGGTGTATTATTGAACAGGTCCCCTTTAACATCAGGAAACTGGGATGctttattaaattaattattatgAACATTATTGGATATTCACCTTGTGCTCTTTTTCGCCTATGGGTCTCGATGAAGAATTGGATTTGGAGCTACTGATGCAGCAGCTCTGATGTGATTTCAGTGGGGTGCTGaaaaacactttgggctccttttacaaaagtgcgctagcgtttttaacacccgcaccggattagcgcgcgctagccaaaaatctaccgcctgctcaaaaggaggcagtagcagctagcgcaatttagcacgcgccattctgtgcgttaaagccctagcgtgcctttgtaaaaggagctctttgacTCCATGTTTGTTTATTTGCCTTACAGAATAATCGAACCATCGTGAATAAACATAGTCACAGAAGGTTTGAAGTGAAGCTTTTAATTTTTCAAGTAGAATCCCTGATGAAGACTGGTAGCTTGAATCACTATACTGTGTTGGACTTGCTTATGGGCCTTTGGTACTTCACACAAGACAAGTGATCTTTTAAATTATATTGATATGGGATACAGTTATATGAACATATTAATTTGGATACTTTTGAGAAAACTAAGTTGGACATAATTGTTTGGACAGTATTTGGACCAATGAGGATTTTGAGGGTTTCAAGGAGCTGTTACATTCTGCTTGATTTGTAGGTTGGTTCCTATTCCATCTGATGGTTCTTTCTTGTTCATAACTATTTAGGAAATTTTGATGGGTATGTGAGTTTTAGTTTTGGCCATCATTCCTTGTGTTTTTTTGGAGATTATTTTATAAATGCAACCTAGGTGCCTAAGTGCATTCATTAACATAGGCTCCAAGAACTGGTTCCTACAAGCGAATAACATTATTTATTTAGCTCgacctcccaaaggagcccagaacgggttacaagagtacattcatagtatggttaggacaaactttagtgagaaatacagactttacagcatttataGTATAAACAAAGGGGTTTAGATTACAGTAAagacataacatgcagacttaaaatatagacttagtagacatagGGTGGATTAAATTGCAGCACATTCAGTGTAGATTTCACATGGAAATAAAATAGCTTTCTTAGCAAGTGGGTGCACGTTTGTTGTTGGAGAATGTAatagtaattcaggttatatttgcgcTGGCATGCGAGTATTAGTGAGATCCATCCGCCAGGGGTGTAGACGTGGGTCTTCAAGGAGCTGGATTTGTAGAGAGGAAGATTTTCACagcttttctgaagttccaaagactgtctagtgatctaataGATGGGGAGATGATGTGCCACATTCTGGGTATATAGTGAGAATATGAGTGTCTTTGGGCTGTCTCAGACGTGAGTGAGCAGCCCAGGTGGCAGGACCAGccgtttttctgtttgggatcttAGTGATCGGTTGAAGACATAAATATatagttttgatgctatgtagtttgATATCATTTTGTGGAAAGTCTTGAAGGCTAAAGGCGCATCATTTTTGGATAGATAGCCAGTGCATGGATGTTAGCGCAGGGGTGACATGTTCGTGGAAGCCCAAGTTTTTTAGCAGTTGGATAGCAGCGTTTTGCACCCCTTGGAGACGGGAGAGTGTTTTTGCGGGTAAGCCCACTAGTAGaccgttgcagtaatctatgggAGATAGTACAAATGCATATAGTAGCTGGGTGAAATCGCTTTCTGAGAAATAAGCACGAATGCACTTTAGTTGGCGGTGGTAATAGAAGGATGAAGACACAAATTTTGATACATAGTCTGAGAGCGACATGTTTGAGTTGAGAATCACTCCTAGGTTGCGGACATTGTCTTTGGCTGTTAGGGTATAATTTCCCCAGGAGAGAGATGGGCGGGGCTATGCACAGGTGTCCTTATGTATCCAGAGAAGTTCAGTTTTTGACGCGTTGAGCTGTAGTTTATTTGCCGTCATGCAGTTTTTTTTATTTCCGTTAGGCAGCAGTGAAGTTTTTTTATTTGTGCATCTCGGTGTTGACCTAGGATGTATGTCATCTGCGTACGAGTGTATTTTGAATTGGTGTTTTTTTGCAATGtcgagtactggtttgacatataggttgaagaggagtggggataaTAATGCACCCTGGGGGCACTCCGTAGTCGAGAGGTTTTGGTTCCGATAAGGAGGGTTCCAATAGTAATTTCTGAGAGTTTCCCAGTAGCACACAAATTCTTACGCACACGTTTAAACCTGCTCTGAAGAGGTAAATGGAAGGTAATCCTATGCATGTACATATACATATtttatacaaaaaaacaaaacaactcgTACACCACAACTCTTCCCCAGCTCCATCCAAACTACGAGCACCTCTAGGAATACCTACGTGTGGCATGCGTATAAAAATGCTATGTTATTTTCATGCCTAAATTTTATAGCAGGAAATTCCAAAAGGGGCTTAGGCAGGTCAGAggtgttcccagaaattaggcgcATTATAGAATACCTGCACATGTGCACCTGACTGCCATCAGCTGGGCGTGAGCAAGTACACTAACCTTTgcaagattttatttatttaaaagatttcttaaccacctataactaggcagttttacaaaaaaaaagtcaTATAAAAAAACCATACAACACATATCATACAAACAATAAATTCAGCAATTCTTTCATATCAGCCATTATTTACGGCATTCGTTCATAACCCAGGATAGacctttattgaaatgcttctgcaaataatgtagtttttaagagtttcttaaacttctgaaaatcttgcactcaaagttaggcacaaactggggaattctataaacggtgcataGACCATCGCCTAACTTCATTAATAAATTGGCTTCAATGATGAGTTTTAACAAGgtcaaaattgaaaaaaataaaattgaattggGAGTTAGACGTTTATCTGCATAGATGCGATTCTGCAAAAGATAggcaaatttttttcattaaacaagtgtgcctttgcccaaaaaaggttgaaaaacactgctctaaaggacttaagcacctctaatgtaggcctttaaaaccctggcctatattacaggctactaagttttaagttaggcgcaattctgtaagTGGGATTGACAtgtaataggcacctaactttaggcgcctatCATTTTTGGGCACCAGTTATGGAATCTGGTCCAAATTGCACGCTAAGCTTGTATTCTTCAGAGTGTCCAGAAAAAATGTGACCCTTTTCAcagtttcaaaatactttgcaattgTTTTAACATTTAGTatgacctttgaaaatacattagtATAATGGGAGTTTTAAGTAATTAATTCATAACTCGTTCAAAGTAACCTCCTTCAAACCTGACACATTCAGAGTCTTCAACACCACCGAGCTGTTGGCTCAATgaatttggtgtcaggtcaaaaccgcggaagacaaaggtgcgcgctgacaactgagcgcgccacattgtggggtcgttgtggggttgtaaccccccacattttactgaaaacttcactttttccctaaaaacagggaaaaagttaagtttacagtataatgaggggggttacaaccccccaaaccccccacaacgccgctgcgatctgtataaagtaaagtggggggctccccaacaaaaatccccgtcggagcccctaaaaactgtcattttctttggcgcgtgcctccgtcttgcactcagttgtctgcgtgcaCCTTtatcttccgcggttttgtctatgaaccatgaatTCTGGGGGTTCATTAATTAAGAGCTCAACTGTTCTGCAAGCTTGAATGCACTCGAGCTCCATCAGTTGAAGAATACAGTACTCAGAAATGTCTCGAATTTCAGGCAGATGTTTCTGCTGCAGTAGGACATTTTTGGGTCATTTGGAATAATTGTTGGGGATCCCTTTTTTTTGGACCCTGCTTTGCACAAAGCACCATTTCTAGACTACTAGCTTAGCACGGATCATCCCGGCACCTAACTGTATCATTTATTGAATCCAACCCatactttagatcagtgttcttcaaccaccggtccatggaccagtgctggtccacagaaatttcctgccggtccacagggccagcacgtgcattagacccaaaacagtgttcttcaaccgccggtccacggtgcgattgatgtggcgttatctttgagccagctccctcttcctaactgattcagtgcacaaagccacaggcagtggctcctatgggcatcctgcacctgaaccggaagccttctctctgacgttgcaatgtcagagggaaggcttccagatgaggcacaggatgggccaggtgcaattagtactattatgagggcggggtctggggtggagattgggtagagatgggcggggtctggcccacgacttagccctgtgttcttcaactgccgttccacagaccgatgccagtccacagaataattattttatttctgccggtccataggtgtaaaaaggttgaaaaacactgctttagatcatCTGACCTGAACTGTTATAGAAGTATGAAATGTCAATAACACTTTAATTCTTTGTCATCCAGGTGGACAGTCAAGGGGTGAGGGAAGAAATCTGCAAGCCAACTGGCATTGATTTCCCTAGCTTCCACATGAATGGAACACATGGCAAACCGAGAATGGTTGAATTGTATAAACTTTTCGTCTATATGAATGCATCACTTGGCAATATCACCCGAGATCAAAAAGACCTGAATCCGACGGACAAGAACCTGTTGATGTTACTAAGGAATACTACCACAACCATTAGGGGGGTAATCTCCAACCTAACGTGTCTACTGTGTGAGAAATACAAGGTTACTGATGTGGACGTGGTATATGGCAGAAGCACTAAAGGGAGTAATACATTTGATAAGAAGCAGCACGGGTGCCAGGTTCTCAGGAAGTATATGCGGGTTATAGATAAAATTGCTCAAGTGACTCAGTCAGAAAGGGACAGTTAGAAAACTGACAACCAgctaaataaaaatacaaaaactttATGTCATCAGGAAAGTTTTCCAAGTTACCGAAGCAGCCTTCCCCTGCCCTAGGTTGTCTCTATTTTCAATGTTCTTTATATGTTTGTGTTGCTAATTTCTTATAGAAAAGCTAAGAACAGGGAACTGGGGTTTGCAGCCAAACAGGACATCCTTGTCTGCCCTGTGATTTAGGCTGTTTTACAACGATCAGACACGAGACAGGCATTTAATATATTGATATAACTTTATAAAGCAAAAAGACGTTTAAAAAATCTGCCCCAGACATAAAATAAAACCAATAGGATAGGAGTTCTTGGCTGTGGACCTCAAGGGCTATAAATAGGTCTGGCTTTTGGGGGCAATCAACCTATGCAAATTAGTTCTGCTCTTTTAACAGTAGGGCAGATTCTGAAAACTGAGTGGAGAAATTGTTTCATGGTTAGTGTAGTGGTCTGAGGaacagggttcaaatcctattcCAGCTCCATGTggctctaggcaagtcacttaaccctctattactccaggtacaaaatatgtgtatctgtatataatatgtaaattgctttgattgtaaccacagaaaggtggtctatcaaatcccatcccctttcttcAGCCACCACGATaggtaaataattttttatttgttgAGAAATACTACTTTCTCCCAAAGAGAACCCTTTCATGATAAATAAAATGGGATACAAATCCATCAGGCTTAAAAAAACCCCCTATACATCCAATTTGCAAATCTGCCTTTGAAGCAAGCCTGATAAAGGTATAATACTTTACATAGTTTAAGACCAGCTTTCTTAGATTAGAAACTTGAtataaaatatttggggattGATAGAAAACATTAGCTAGTTCTCCTGGCGATACAGTTTTTGGtgcaatataatttttaaaaaatagaagcTCATAACAGATAGGcaatttaaaatgtatatttatttcaagttatttattgtttttaatttatagATATTTATTTGGGTATGTTTGATAGTAGATGTCCTTTGAAATTCTATAAGCAAAGAGGGAATCAAAGTATAAACAAGAAAAAACACACCAAGGGCCTTCAAGGGTTGGACAATCAACCTTCTGTTTATTGATGGACCCGACACGGACCATGTTCCGGTGTAAATGTCTGTGTTGGGGTCTGCACAAAGTAAACAATATCATTTCTTACCTGCCaattatttatgtatgtattttaaaATTTGTGTAGATCCCTGACACAgggcccatgttgggtccattAGTAAACATAAGGTTGATTGCCATACCCTTGAagacacttaggcctggattctctatccGGTGCCAaatatttaggtgccagtaggcatccaagctcagtaaaaaacacCATTCAAACTATGTTCTTAACTGAGTTTCAAagcgcctaccggtgcctaagaaaTTGGCACCGGAATAGCGCCTctataggcgctttaggccatcTAAAgacactgtgggcatggctaatccTGGAAGTAATCAACAAGCCACTGTTGTTCAGTCTGACAAGTCATATACTGGTTTGTCTAATACAACTAACTTAAAGTACAAGCAAGTGTTGAATGCATCTACCTTTGGGGGTGCATCTATcatatgtatggaccttcaggcaGCAATCGGGTATATAACCAGTTGCTTAATGCTtcgtcggtccaacctttattaattCAATGAATCACTCTCCTATTTATCTAAGTGCCAtttttttagtgattttttttttttatatatatataaaacctatcattttttcaataacagaccatcACTTAGCTTATAGTGAGCCTGTGCTGTCTTCACCtatcccgacatgcatgtttcaaaaaagaaacctttcttcagggtcaaggGAAACGGTTTGATGTTACAAGGCAATTGCAGCTCCCTCAAACcg encodes:
- the LIF gene encoding leukemia inhibitory factor, with the protein product MKSVVQNDEKDEMMLLDVYGAVHFLLLCHLRLVVSRALPVNPQIPICENLGWCGNNTMQQLRSQLQILNNSAKSLYGTYVDSQGVREEICKPTGIDFPSFHMNGTHGKPRMVELYKLFVYMNASLGNITRDQKDLNPTDKNLLMLLRNTTTTIRGVISNLTCLLCEKYKVTDVDVVYGRSTKGSNTFDKKQHGCQVLRKYMRVIDKIAQVTQSERDS